The window TACTCTGCTGTTATTGTAGCGAGTGCAATATTAGATATTTCTAAATTTGATTTGTTAGTTTGTTTATAATGTTCATGTATAAAAAAAGGTTCTGCAACTTTTTCAAGCCGTGGCTAGAAGCACTGATGTGACTGTTAGTTGAACCACGATGGTATGTGACGGTTGATGGCTTCGAGGTTTATACTGATCTACGTTAGAAGTTACTAAGGTCATTTTTTATGTTGGGAAATCATGATtaataaatttattttgacaTCTCAATGGTAGTTATTTGGTTTTTCCTAAATATGATGCAAGATGAGAACCTTATCTATCATAGGGTCTTTTGTGTCTCCAAATGACTTTCGACATTGACCCTTGCTACAGCATGGAGCTCTATCTATATGCACTAGAAACATCATTTCACGCAGAAGGTTGAAGGATGAGAGACTTTGACCACTGTCGATTAGATATCTCCCTTGTAGAAATCCATTAAAATGCTGAGCTATCGGTCCCATTTCATTTTACGACTGAAAGCACCAGTATTGTTTTGGACTGCGACCATAGTCCTGCCTCCAGTGACAACGAAGTCCCTCTTGGAGCAGAATCCGCAGGTTGCAACATATCATGTCAAATGCCACTGCGTGGTCTCTGGACTCTGGGCCAGGTGGTGACTGTCAGTTATGTCACACCGGTTATAGTTCTCTGGTAGCATACCTGGGGACGGAAGGAAAGCCAAGGTATGTGGTGTAACCACCTGACACTGGACAAGACAGATTTTGGCACTCGGAGCAAAGTTCTCTGACCCTGAAAACCGAACGTTCATGATCAAGAGCTTGAGAGACCTAGAAAAGAGACATCGGTGATTTCAGCCAATCTTGTTCAGTTTTCGAATTCCAGACAGttgaattttgacaaaattgcttccatttttcatttcagctgATCCTTCCTATCCTTCTCAGCCACCATATGGCGGACAACCAGGAGGCTATGGGGGCTCTGCAGATATAGGATTTGGCGGTGTAGGAGGCTCTGCCCCAGGATCTGGGTCCACACCCTACCCAGCCTCGCCTTACAATTCAGCAACACCCTCCTATGGATCGCAGCCAGCTGGCTATGGAGCACCCGGAGCCCAGCCAGGCTATGGAGCGCCCGGAGGCCAGCCAGGCTATGGTGCACCTGGAGCACAGCCAGGCTATGGTGCACCGGGAGCACAGCCAGGGTATGGTGCACCTGGGGCACAGACAGGGTATGGTGCACCTGGGGGCCAACCATCGTATGGAGCACAACCTCCAACCAGTGCATATCAGCAGCCAGCCCAGCAACCCCCTCAGACAAACGTTAGCCCATACGTGCAAGGTACCCCAGGTAAGTTCTTTGATACATCTTTCAGCCTGGATTTGTCTTCTCAGCCCTTAAGGACAGCATCAGATTCTTAAATCTGTGCCTGTGACCAATTGGGTTGCATCCTATGGTCATCCTCTGTATACCACTGGTTGGTCCAGACTGGCTTGATTTCGTCAACTTCGACAGTGTTCATTATCACATTTCAGTGGTGGGACATGGAGGCAGATTGCCCTGAAACTCAAGACTGAGCCAGACACCACACTGGCCTAATGGTCAAATTGATTGCCAGAATCAGGCCTGGAATGGTTGAAAGCTTAACAACATGTACAGACTATGTTCTTCCTTAAAGGCCACATCTGCTGGCTATAGGCCTACCATATTTGTCCCTATTCTATCACATACaggttgtttttgttttaggTCAAGAGTACAGTACACCGCCAGCAGTGGCTCACCCTGCGGCAGCCCAACAACAACCTCCATCACAGCCACAAAGACCTCCACCACCATCACACCAGCCTACTCAGCCAAGTGTAAGCTTAGATTATGTCATCCTACAGGAAGGGAATCATCTTTTCAAGGGAACTTGGCTACTGAGTTGAAATAAAACATGTTCCACCTGGTGGTCACATTCATCCTGTACACAATTCAGTGATATTCTAAAGTGCAGAATCTCATAATCTTGGCTAGGGAGCTCAAGCATGTGCCTGGATAACTAGGCTTCATTTTCATCAATGGTTACTGTTCGATTTCAGGGCCCAGTACCAACAGGAGGTGACATCGCCGGTCTGGATCCTGACCTAGCTGCAGCTCTGGGCAAGCTGAAGGTCTACGGTGGCATGGAGCGCTACGAAGGAACCATGAAACCTGCTGCTTACTTCAATGAGGAAGAAGACGTCATGAAGTTGCGTAAAGCTATGAGAGGAGCTGGTGAGATCAATGTTTtaagaatttggtcaaaaaatCCAGTAAAAGCCATGTCCGACATTTTGAGTTATCAAGAAATGAGAAAGTCTCGCACCAAACGTCAAACGAAACGTGACCTTTTTGTTTCCTTTGTTGTCCACCACTGTGTCTGCAAGTCATCCATCTAGTGCTTAATATAGACGTAATGTGTCTTCCATCTATTTTGTTTCAGGCACAGATGAGAAGGCCATCATAGATATCGTTGCAAATCGATCAAACCACCAAAGACAGCAGATTCTAAGCTTTTTCAAAACCATGGTCGGCAAGGTAGGCACAGGACTGCTGCGATTTTTGTTTGCTACGCGACCAAGCCTCGGAGCAGTGAGGTTTGGTCGTGCCAGGTAGCACCATGGTAATCATGCTGCCATATTGCTTGCAAAGTTCAGCTACAAGGGTGGATTTTGCACTTAGTGATTCCAGGGACTTGCGTTCAACTTGAGGTCTAATtcaagtcggccattgttaccTCTAGTAAACAAATACTTATTGCTTTCTATGTCTTCTGTGTCTTTTTCTGCAGGATCTGATAAAGGAGTTGCGAGGAGAACTGAGTGGCAACTTTGAGGAGTGTATGATTGCCTTGTTTAGGGAGACAACATTCTATGACGCATATTCCTTGAGAAAGGCTATAAAGGTGAGTGGTTGCAGCTATGATGGCCTCTTTGTTCTCATCTTATGTGATCACTCAATACAGTACCATGATAATGATTGAGGATAATAGCAAGCTTTGTATATATCGGGCCTATTTTCGGTTTTTGGGTTCAAACCTGGCTGGCGGCAGAAGGATTATTAtatttttggggaaaaaaagaataaaagcATGATATTCTCTTGTAGGGTGCTGGGACAGATGAATTGGTCCTCATAGAAATCTTGTGCACCAGGACGAATTCAGAGATCAGGGAGATCAAGAGGAGCTACAAAGAAAGTAAGTCTGCGTACTTGGGATGACAACATGGGACATTGTCCCTCATGAGATTTTATCGTTGTCTATACAGCAGTAAGCGAAGTATCCCACATAGGGGATTGGATACAAAGTAACCTCCTTTGAAGATAAAATAGGTTGAAGTTGATGTTTCTGGATTGCTATGGCACCGTGCTGGAGACTTCAGTGACACATGGTACCAGTTGTACTGATACAAGCAAATTCTGTCAGTCCAAAGATCAGGGGTGTTCTTACTGAGGATCACTGTGTAATGTTTTGCTGAGACCATACCATTGGTTCTCTGCACGGAACTATGGATATCGTGTTGAGTTATACTTGTAATGTAGAATATTCTCTCATGAGTTTTTATTAACTTTTCAGATTACATGCGCGACCTAGAAAAAGATATCGAGGGTGATACAAGCGGTCACTTCAAGCGACTTTTGATATCATGCTGTCAGGTAAGTTGGACGCAGTATGTGCAGACTGTCTGTAAGCTGACATCTCTGTCAACCATGGAGAACTATCATTTGGATCGCATGCTTCTCCTGGGTACTCATGCCATTGCACACTACGAAAGATCTCACACTGTATGATACAAAACCTGGTTTGGTATCTAATCCTCCAATACATCCAGCTGATTTTGTGAGCTATTTGGTATATTTCATTCATGTAATACCCTGTTAGTTTTGCACTGATGTGTCAAATGCCTAGGAGCAAGCACAGAAGAAGAATCAACCGGTTTTCAATCAGCGATTCATACAACTAGTTCATTTCCTGCAGGCAAACCGTCAAGAGCTGACCAATGAACAATGGGAGCGCTTCTTCAAACAAGGCCCCGAGGCTGTCGTGGATCGAGCCAAAGCTCAAAAGGAAGCACAGGAGCTCTACCAGGCCGGAGAGAAGAAGCTTGGCACCGATGAGGCAACCTTCCTAAGAATCATGGCACTCCGACATTGCTATCAACTCAAGGCGACATTTGAGGAATACACAAAGGTGGGCAGTTTGATCTTAAAATGTTTCGAGTCATGCAAGGGGCTGCGTGCCATCAGTAAAACCTTTGGTCTACTCTGCATTAAAGCATACATTTCTAACCCAGACTTTGATGATTCACTGTGGTTTTCAAAGAACAAATATTCCAGTCCTTCATTGGCCTTTCGAATAAAATAATATCAAATATCGATATCTGCTTCTGATTGAGCCATAACATGAACTAGAGATCCAGGACTGATTGATATAAACTTGTTGTGGACCAAAATGTTAATGGTGCGCACAAGTTAACCCATACACTACTGCCTGGGAGCGATTATTTGAGAAATAAGGCATTTGCACAAAACTAAGACATATCAACAACACTTTCAGATCAGCGGCCGTGACATATTGAATTCCATCAAGAGAGAAATGTCATCTGACTTGCAGCATGGATTCGAAGCACTTGGTAAGGACTGGGGCAATTTTGAAACTATTCAAAATAAACTTCTGTATTTTCTGATAGTTCTATGTGTGTTGGGAGGGAGGATATATTGCACTTATCGTGCCTATGACATACTTCTAATATCATACTCTAAAAATGAACCCTCAAAGATGCTTTCAGAATATTTTTACAGtctttttgatgaaattgtctCATTTTCAAGTGATGAGCCAGAGGAGTCGTCCAGAGTATTTTGCTGATCGTCTCTACAAAGCCATGATTGGTGCCGGTACAGATGACTCATCTTTGATCAGAATCGTAGTGTCTCGCTCTGAGGTAAGACATTGTCAATATCTGCCCAAACTTTTTGCCCAGGTTATAATCCATGAGAACACAGATTTGGATGTCTTGATTACCATCGTTGATTTGTTATTTGTGGCTCTCCACAGTCCTCCAGAAAAGCTGTAGATGATATTCCTAGTAGTTGAGTGCCTATGCCAATGCATGCCTCAAGATTCAAACACATAACATACTGTGGACTCAAATCATAAAAAACGCGATCACAAAATTTTAGACATTTTGCCTATACCTACGCGCAAGGAATTGCAGTTGTGCATGCTATTGCCTTACATGCAGATCTAAAGCAGAAGTTGTTTTGACTTAGGGCAGACCTAAAGCCTCAATGATGAGACATGAGGTCTAGGTCGAGCATCGTTACTTTGAATCTCTCTTTTCCTTTGCAGATCGATCTAAAGAACATCAAGCAAGTTTTCctctcaaagtacaaaaaaaccCTATGGAAAATGATTGAGGGTGACACGAGTGGTGACTACAAGGCCATTCTTATCAGTATCGTAGGCCGGGATTAGAAGCATATATCAATAAAAGGTCTAGGGAATTTTGTGATTGAATTTCAATGTTTATACGTTCAACCATCAGCATGTTACACCTTCTGAATGATGGTGCCTTATATATGTTTGTGCTTTGTATTaaagatttctttgaaattagcTGGATGGGTGTAAGCTTTGACCAGTATTTCTATCCAGAGTCTTACTAGAACCACCGGTGTAAACATTCTACGAAGGCCTATGATAATTAATATGTAATGAACAGTAAATGTAATATGTAATGGATTAATCTGAATATTGCCAAAAAATGATCATTGTCAAACTTCCATGCGTGTAATGAATAATAATGTTTAAATCAATCGTAAACTGCTCGTTACTTTAATGATTAACATTTTTGACTCGATGCTCTTCTCCATTACTCTATCGTATGTGTCTGTCtaattgtttgttttcattttcggttGAAAATTATTTAGAGTACCGGTGCTTACGAGAATTTATGTGTACTACAGTTTTTTGTTGTTACAATTCAAGTTATTTGTTTGTCTAAAATTAGACTTGGATACATTGTAAGTTGACTACCCGCATCCAATAATAGCGGTTAATACTATGATAGTGTCCAGTCTTAACTTCCCAGGTGGTTGTTTTTAATATTTCATCACTCATTGACAAAGGGCTAGTTTAGAAACTGAACACGTGTGATTGGCTCTTCAATAAAACCAATCATATCATAACGAACATCCTTACAATTAGAATTGATTTGAACAAATTTATGATGATCTCAGTGGTATATGTGGAAAAAAACTTGTTATGTTTTTGTCAACTTGAAAAAAACGTGTGGTATTTTGAAGAAAAGGTAGTTTTTTCTCTTGCCTTGTACAGTAAGCTGTGATTAAAAAGACTGACTAGGATAGTCTAAGTAACACACaatggcccaaattcataaagggcgtttaagggttagacatgtacaacttctctctaatcagtttcagggcctattcatattctgtgaagattcacatgaagggccagaatctgtctattcagtagttaaacgctgttttaagctaaacaccctttatgaatttggccctacaTGTTTAGGGCCTACTGGGCATTACCTATGTATTGTAATTGATATTTCTGTGTGATATATCTTTAATCCTTCCTAAAACAACCCACTCGGGGATATGAAAATTAAAAGTCTTTCACCTGTTTAAGAATGATTCTTGTCAGTTTGCTGTCTGAAATGCAGTCCAGTCAAATTAGTCCTTCGAGTCTAAGCACAGGCTGTTTTCACTCTATGTATGTTCATTTTAATGTTTGACTGATTAAAGAATATAATGAAGTGCAGTTGGAAGTATAAGGTGCGTCCGTCCCAAATATGAATTCGCTGCTAGAACACTGTGGATTGCAAGAACAAGACTGGTGGTCTCATTCGTTGCCTGAGGAAGTTGACCatcttttattttgtttctcattgaCATTCTTCATAAACCCGTGATCACTTTGAAGGTGGACTTTTTGAGTTGATGCCTAGATAGCGGTCATGATGATTACACCGTCGCCGTGAGATGGTGCtgcatatacaatgtatacatcctgaaatatgaataaatggGTTATAGAGCATTTGTCTGCATTCTCCAATACATCAGGGAACCACCCTCTGAACTGGCTATGGATTAGTGCTAGGCTGAATTAGTGCCGGCATCATCTCGAGACCCTCCAcctttgatgtcatcatgatcacTATATATTTGTATTTTAGTGCATTCTTAGTATATATTGTGATATTCTTTATATTCATCTATGACAAACTATACATCTTTCTGTCTATTGCGTTATCCTCGAAGATTCACACTAGAGTAATTTTCAAATGAGCATTTCTCTTCTCAAGAGAATTCTCCTAATCGGTGTGGTTGATTACTTTCCAAATTAGTCCATCTTTATTGGTCTAGTTTTGCCTCAATAATTTTGCCTCAACTTATGCTTGTACATCGCAACATGTAGCATACTAATTAGTTTGCTGAAATCTTAGTTGAAGTTCTCTAATCGGTTATTAGTGAAAGGGTATCATCTATCGCACGATATGACGTAAACAGGCCCTATTGCCAAAATTTCtacttttttcatattttttgttaTCGGATAATTAGATTGtcatcagatacatgtattcccatgtacatgtaattattggaCTACGCAAAACTCCACTAGAATAAAAACATAGAAAAGCCACATACCTCTTGATTTCCTTAATTCCCCAGCTGTTTCCTTTCcaatgccccgcagacacacgGGGAGATGTGCAGGAGGTAAAAGTCCCAGAGAGGGGACATCGCAAGTTTCCGTGTGCAGAGCAGGGGTAGCTTTGTATCCAATTGTAGGacagttgtcacaaccaggactgtTGTCACAATCGGGACAATTGTCACCACCTGAGTAGGCTCCCGTTGCAGGCACAATTGAACAAGAGACTCAGTCTGAATTAGCTTGAGCTATGGTACCACCAGTATACAGCCAGCAATGTGCTTTGCCTCTAAACACTGATTTGGATGAGATGTAAATCAGCAACTCGTGCTTATTTAAGACGGTGCTGTATCCATGATCAAGGATCATCTGAGACATTGTCAGAACTAGGAAGACAACGTTGGAGCAAGAGTAATCTGAGACAGTGTCCCAACTAGGAAGACAACATGGGACAAGGATAACCTGACACCAGAGGTTAATGTTCATGGGTCAGAAGGTCTAGCTAAAGGCAGAATGGTCCTATTGTACATGAAAAACTTCAGCTCAGGCACATGAGCCACCTCTTTGCCCAGGCGACTGGAGTTGCCATATACAGTTATTAGGCCTttcttcaagagtacagtgcCGAGATAGAAGATAATGTCCCACTGCAGGTACAGGACAAGCAGGCTGCACCAGGTCCATGTAGGCTGCATGAGTTGTCTTCATAGCCATGTtgggtctgtcttcaagaccaggtcctgatgttgtcccacTGCAGGTACGAGACAAGCAGGTTGCACCAGGTCCATGTAGGCTGCATGAGTTGTCTTCATAGCCATGTtgggtctgtcttcaagaccaggtcctgatgttgtcccacTGCAGGTACGAGACAAGCAGGTTGCACCATGTCCATGTAGGCTGCATGAGTTGTCTTCATAGTCTGGTTgggtctgtcttcaagaacaggtcctgatgttgtcccacTGCAGGTACGAGACAAGCAGGTTGCACCATGTCCATGTAGGCTGCATGAGTTGTCTTCATAGCCAGGTTgggtctgtcttcaagaacaggtcctgatgttgtcccacTGCAGGTACAACAAGACAGGCAGGTTTCACCAGGTCCACGTAGGCTGCATGAGTTGTCTTCATAGCCATGTTgggtctgtcttcaagaacaGTTCCTGATATTGTCCTACTGCAGGTACGAGACAAGCACGTTGCAACAGGTCCACGTAGGCTGCATAAGTTGTCTTCATAGCCAGGTACGGTCTGTCTACAAGAGCTGGTCCTGATATTGTCCCACTGCAGGTACAAAACAAGCAGGTTGCACCAGATCCGCATAGGCTGCATGAGTTGTCTTCATAGCcaggttgggcctgtcttcaagaacaggtcctgatgttgtcccacTGCAGGTACGAGACAAGCAGGTTGCACCGGATCCACGTAGGCTGCATGAGTTGTCTTCATAGCCAGGTTgggtctgtcttcaagaacTGGTCCTGATATTGTCCCACTGCAGGTACAAGAAAAGCAGATTGTACCAGGTCCATGTAGGCTGCATGAGTTGTCTTCATAGCCAGGTTGGGTCTGTCTACAAGAGCTGGTCCTGAAATTGTCCCACTGCAGGTACAAAACAAGCAGGTTGCACCAGATCCGCATAGGCCCTTGCCACCAAAGTTAAAAATAATTGCTGCATAGCAAGCATGTGCTTGCCAAATAGCCACTTCCAAGACAAAACAACGACAGCAACTATGGTTAGTTTTGTTTATTCTCGCCCTAGATATcatagacatgtacatgtacaataaattGCGAAAAAATACGATAATGTCTCTTCAACAATGAAAGGCACAGAAATGTTGCATTGGCTAATTATTGAGATATTTTCATCTATGTATATTAACAGCTTTTATTCTTACATTGAGAAGTTAAAAGAAACCTGAACGACGTTATCCAACCTTTGAGCGTCTCCTAGTCTCCAAGTAATGATACTTTGGCCCTAATCACTACTAATTACGGCCCACGATAGCCAAGAGAAGCTTCTTGTAATCCCCACTGCAGTCCCCCTCAATCATTTTATAGATGGTCTTGTGGTACTTCTGGAGGAAAGCGCTCTTGATCTCAACCAAGTCAATCTGCAAATGAAATGATAGGAAGAATAAAGGGTGTACAAGTTACCAAACGGAAGTTTTTTGTTCCCTAACTTGGTTCAACAATGTCCAAGCCCAGATGCGCCAACTCGCCAGGTAGTTATATGGCATTGCTCAATTCTCCTCATTTTCAACCGGCAGTTTTTCTCTCTCTAAGTGCTATTCGCTCGGTAGGAGCTTCTTGTCGCTGGGTGCGGAATGGGTTACATTCAGCCTGGTGTAACCACGCACCGCCCTGCGAGATTTCTTGATATATTTGGTCGGttggtcgatcgctccggtTGAACACATATATagccaagtatagattagagccTATAATCCAAACTTGCTTCAGGAACTGGCGAAATCGCCCAATTTGGCGACAACTCACTCGCGATTGCAGGCGGAGTCCAACATGGTCCCTGTTTGGTGCAGGGATGAAAACACGGCAACTCACTCGTTTAAGATACTGATTCTGTTTTGTTCTTCAATAAATTCCATTTATGTCAGCCAGTATTGCTTTGACTTACCTCGGAACGCGACACTATTATCCTGATTAGGAGGGAATCATCAGTACCAGCGCCTTTCATTGATTTCCAAAGACGGTCGGCAAAATACTCCGCGGGATTTCTCATGCACTGAACTGGAAGCAAAGTCAATACTACCGTAAATGTGAACGTCTAAAGGAAGCCGAGTGTCAAAAAGCATAAACTGCGTCTTTGGGTAGGGTTCACATGCAGTAAAGGTATATGGTTTATGACCTTAAACCACAGTTTATGATTGGAAACGTTGACTAGGGGTCCACAATTCAGAGATAGCAGCATCAACCATCGAGGTTTACGAAGGAAAAACCCCTATGATTTACGCCTTTACAATGGATCGTGACACGACAAATCACAGTTATGCCAGAAACGTGTTCATGGTTCCTTGAAACACAGTTCATGGAAAAAATCCCAATTTCCCCGTTTTAGAAAAGAACTGACTTACCAATACACTTAAATCCAGCCTTCAAATCACCTGACATTTCGCGGTCGATCGAATTCAAGATGTCGCGCTGTGATATCTAAAACCAAAGTTGTAACCATGGCATTATTAgcataattatacatgtattgtatttaatcatgacccccccccccccggtaagGGATAGGGGGCACTATGTTCTTGGTTGGTTTCCTCTGCCGCCGCCGCTTAGACGACGCCGTGCAGAGGTTCGCATTCACAAACGTGCTTCCAAGTGAGGAATATAACAAATGTCTTGTTCGCCTGTTTTCGTGATTTTCCATATACCTGTAAACGATCGGCGCGGTAGGTTTTTTAGTGGGACTTTTTAATACAGAATCAGCCTCGAAAGCATTCCCCCTGACTCACCTTAACATATTCTTCAAATGTAGCACGGAGTTGAGGCGGACTCCTCGAGGCCAAAACCACATTGAACCGTGATTCATCTGTACCCCACTTCTTTTCACCAGCCTGGAAGAGATCTTGGGCCTCTTTTGTGGCTTTAGCCATGTCAACGGTGTCACTCTCGTCACGGTTGGCCTGCAAAGAATGTGACTTTGCGATGGAAAATGATGGTGCAAGAAGAGGTGGTCAAGTACCATCTGCATGTTTGACACGTCCCGTTCCGTCGCATTCTCCAAGGCTGGGTTGAAAACCACGTTTTGTAGCTTTAACGGAATCGTCAACGAGTTAGTCTTTAACCAGAACATTTTAATGGGATTAAATGTAAGAGATACAGTAGGATAAGAGAGATCGTgaattttgtgcttttgaacgacCAGGTCTGTTGCCATTCCTCCTTGAATTGGCGGCGAAAATCAAATTGCTTTGCCCCATGCACCTGACTTACCTGGCACATTGAGACTAATAGCCTCTTGAAATGACCGCTTGTTTCACTGACACAGTCCTTTTCCAGATCTCGTTTATAAACTGCAATAACAAGAATTTGATAGGTGGTTACCCAATCGCGTCCCCCATCAGTATAATAATATACTTCTGGCGGTAACTGACAATCGAAATCTCGTGAAACGAGAAAATGTTTAATGTTCCGAAAGAATGCAATTTCAACTTCTATACATGTTGTATATCATACTTACATTCTTTGTAATTCTGTTTAATCTCGTCGATCTCCTTATTCCCCCTTGTGCACAAAATGTCTATGAGAGTTTCTTCATCTGTCCCTGCACCCTATAAGATGGCGATATAATATGACGTTCAGTACTCTAAAAGAAACCTCTGGAATTTCATTGTGATAATCATAACTTGCACAGAAAAGTACTGTGCTGAATCCTCCCGATTTGGAGGTCATACATGAGATGAATGGTTCCCTGCTTTGTCAGGACTGTTGCTCTACTCCTTTACCGTACATGGCCCCGCCCACCGGCCGTATTGGTCAGAGGAGATGCCGGTGGGTGCAATATTTGGAATCGACAGGCACTCtccactcttagaaataaaggttttccaGTTTTTGAAACCCTTTAAATGGTTTTTCGGCCCAACACATCGTGGAAGTTTTTTCAACGAAGTAAAAAACCCTTAGAGGCATTAACTAGGCCTATCTAAAAAACCATTTggggttgttcatttcaccaaaaaacctctacggggtatGCGTACATTGTGTTGGTCGAAAACACTTAAATGGTTTTTCGgcagctcaaaaacctttgacTCAAGTCGGGACTCCGCGATCACCCACATAAATCCTGGAGACCAATTTATCATGCCGGTACTTACTCTCATGGCCCTTCTCAGACACTTTGCGTCATACAAAACAGTCGGCTCGAAAAGGGCAAGCAGACACTCCTCCAGGTTGCCACTCAGTTCTGACTTCAAATCATTCATTAGATCCTACAAGAGAAACCGCAAAAACCTTAAGTCAAAGATTGACCATCAACCATCTTGATAACTTTCATGACTAATGTCCTtaaattttgttgttgttgtttttattttgtattATTGTATCATACGTTTTAATATCTGCATCATAGGCACAAGATAAATaagttgaattgaattgtagTAATCATCCGAGGTGACCATTTACATGGTATTGCATATTACTCTTGCCTACCTTTCCAAACATAGTTTTGTACCTTAAGCGAATCTCTACTCGTTGCTGGTTGCACCGCGCTACTACGATATCTATAATCTCGGCCTCATCAGTGCCTTTATCGAAACGAAGAGGAGGAATCACGAAAAATGATATTTTAGCTTGAAAAACAAATAGATTACTTCGAGAAAGTTGGCTGCATACTTCAGTATGTCACTGGACTGAAAGAGTGTGAACTATTAGTCAAACATCGAAGGATGCATGCACCTTTTTGCTCGTGTGGTGATAAGACActttagatacatgtactttagatTAACCTAGGATTAACACACGAAGGAAGAGATTCTGTTCAACTGATTGTTTTGTGTGCAAAATCACCACGAACAGCA is drawn from Lineus longissimus chromosome 1, tnLinLong1.2, whole genome shotgun sequence and contains these coding sequences:
- the LOC135493787 gene encoding annexin A7-like isoform X6, with the protein product MGKKKKDKHAYGGHRRSSSSSSSSSSSSSSDDEKKRWKKEQKKLKKLQKKGYPVQQPGMPGMPGAYPMQGHYPGQAQGGAYPGAMPGQAPYPGGAPGYPGQPGYGVPPVQVCPPGPGPGAPSGGAPAFTMPGQPGGYPGQQPPGPGYPGSDPSYPSQPPYGGQPGGYGGSADIGFGGVGGSAPGSGSTPYPASPYNSATPSYGSQPAGYGAPGAQPGYGAPGGQPGYGAPGAQPGYGAPGAQPGYGAPGAQTGYGAPGGQPSYGAQPPTSAYQQPAQQPPQTNVSPYVQGTPGQEYSTPPAVAHPAAAQQQPPSQPQRPPPPSHQPTQPSGPVPTGGDIAGLDPDLAAALGKLKVYGGMERYEGTMKPAAYFNEEEDVMKLRKAMRGAGTDEKAIIDIVANRSNHQRQQILSFFKTMVGKDLIKELRGELSGNFEECMIALFRETTFYDAYSLRKAIKGAGTDELVLIEILCTRTNSEIREIKRSYKENYMRDLEKDIEGDTSGHFKRLLISCCQANRQELTNEQWERFFKQGPEAVVDRAKAQKEAQELYQAGEKKLGTDEATFLRIMALRHCYQLKATFEEYTKISGRDILNSIKREMSSDLQHGFEALVMSQRSRPEYFADRLYKAMIGAGTDDSSLIRIVVSRSEIDLKNIKQVFLSKYKKTLWKMIEGDTSGDYKAILISIVGRD
- the LOC135493787 gene encoding annexin A7-like isoform X3; its protein translation is MGKKKKDKHAYGGHRRSSSSSSSSSSSSSSDDEKKRWKKEQKKLKKLQKKGYPTGHAGGHAGGHGGHHGHPGQGGYPGQQAGAGYPMGQQAPPPGGAYPGYPGGAPASQPPYGGAPGYPSQPGYGAPPGGPGYPGGAPSGGAPAFTMPGQPGGYPGQQPPGPGYPGSDPSYPSQPPYGGQPGGYGGSADIGFGGVGGSAPGSGSTPYPASPYNSATPSYGSQPAGYGAPGAQPGYGAPGGQPGYGAPGAQPGYGAPGAQPGYGAPGAQTGYGAPGGQPSYGAQPPTSAYQQPAQQPPQTNVSPYVQGTPGQEYSTPPAVAHPAAAQQQPPSQPQRPPPPSHQPTQPSGPVPTGGDIAGLDPDLAAALGKLKVYGGMERYEGTMKPAAYFNEEEDVMKLRKAMRGAGTDEKAIIDIVANRSNHQRQQILSFFKTMVGKDLIKELRGELSGNFEECMIALFRETTFYDAYSLRKAIKGAGTDELVLIEILCTRTNSEIREIKRSYKENYMRDLEKDIEGDTSGHFKRLLISCCQANRQELTNEQWERFFKQGPEAVVDRAKAQKEAQELYQAGEKKLGTDEATFLRIMALRHCYQLKATFEEYTKISGRDILNSIKREMSSDLQHGFEALVMSQRSRPEYFADRLYKAMIGAGTDDSSLIRIVVSRSEIDLKNIKQVFLSKYKKTLWKMIEGDTSGDYKAILISIVGRD
- the LOC135493787 gene encoding annexin A7-like isoform X5 → MGKKKKDKHAYGGHRRSSSSSSSSSSSSSSDDEKKRWKKEQKKLKKLQKKGYPTGHAGGHAGGHGGHHGHQGHYPGQAQGGAYPGAMPGQAPYPGGAPGYPGQPGYGVPPVQVCPPGPGPGAPSGGAPAFTMPGQPGGYPGQQPPGPGYPGSDPSYPSQPPYGGQPGGYGGSADIGFGGVGGSAPGSGSTPYPASPYNSATPSYGSQPAGYGAPGAQPGYGAPGGQPGYGAPGAQPGYGAPGAQPGYGAPGAQTGYGAPGGQPSYGAQPPTSAYQQPAQQPPQTNVSPYVQGTPGQEYSTPPAVAHPAAAQQQPPSQPQRPPPPSHQPTQPSGPVPTGGDIAGLDPDLAAALGKLKVYGGMERYEGTMKPAAYFNEEEDVMKLRKAMRGAGTDEKAIIDIVANRSNHQRQQILSFFKTMVGKDLIKELRGELSGNFEECMIALFRETTFYDAYSLRKAIKGAGTDELVLIEILCTRTNSEIREIKRSYKENYMRDLEKDIEGDTSGHFKRLLISCCQANRQELTNEQWERFFKQGPEAVVDRAKAQKEAQELYQAGEKKLGTDEATFLRIMALRHCYQLKATFEEYTKISGRDILNSIKREMSSDLQHGFEALVMSQRSRPEYFADRLYKAMIGAGTDDSSLIRIVVSRSEIDLKNIKQVFLSKYKKTLWKMIEGDTSGDYKAILISIVGRD